The following are encoded together in the Tripterygium wilfordii isolate XIE 37 chromosome 3, ASM1340144v1, whole genome shotgun sequence genome:
- the LOC119990034 gene encoding protein indeterminate-domain 5, chloroplastic-like → MAAPSSSVSVPFFGISREEDQNLQMTQQHSSTTTPNSSSLAPAPPPQKKRRNQPGTPNPDSEVIALSPKTLMATNRFICEVCNKGFQREQNLQLHRRGHNLPWKLRQKTTKEVKRKVYLCPEPTCVHHDPSRALGDLTGIKKHYSRKHGEKKWKCEKCSKRYAVQSDWKAHSKTCGTREYRCDCGTLFSRRDSLLTHRAFCAALAQENARNPQTSLSTIGSHLYGNNNTTNNMSLGLPSSHVDSQFQDSTSHASHDVLRLGGGTDHSGGRFDHLLPPSMGSSSSPFRAPQQQPMSFSPFFMQETNQSYLHEGVLSHQSQTQNTRQQPFHGLMQFAPHDIEANTNNTNLFHLSFPSNGFPSNGGSSTTSNTNNSKNSINGVPSSGLLVSDPFDAQNDNAGGGLICGDHQQISSAVPSLFSSSLFQNTNVIPHMSATALLQKASQMGSSSATTSSNNNGSSLLMRSFVSSSSSNTTSGSGASFGGIYGESLNHESHLQDLMNSFAAASGNSSIFGENPFVSYNPNDNKAGSDQENYNVNLSSGGGSDRLTRDFLGVGQIVRSKSGTAGGAGQHIQQPHQHGIEIGSSSSSLNSESEY, encoded by the exons ATGGCTGCTCCTTCTTCATCGGTGTCGGTGCCGTTCTTCGGAATCTCAAGAGAAGAGGATCAAAACCTCCAGATGACACAACAACATTCCTCAACTACTACTCCAAATTCTTCAAGTTTAGCTCCTGCTCCGCCGccccaaaagaaaagaagaaaccagCCTGGAACACCAA ATCCAGATTCAGAAGTGATAGCACTATCTCCCAAGACACTAATGGCCACAAACAGGTTCATATGTGAGGTATGCAACAAAGGATTTCAGAGGGAGCAAAACCTACAACTCCACAGAAGAGGACACAACCTCCCTTGGAAGCTTAGGCAGAAGACAACAAAAGAAGTGAAGAGGAAAGTGTATTTGTGTCCTGAACCCACTTGTGTCCACCATGACCCTTCTAGGGCTCTTGGTGACCTCACTGGGATCAAGAAACACTATTCAAGAAAACATGGTGAGAAGAAGTGGAAGTGTGAGAAGTGCTCAAAGAGGTATGCTGTGCAGTCTGATTGGAAGGCACATTCTAAGACTTGTGGCACTAGAGAGTATAGATGTGACTGTGGCACTCTCTTCTCAAG GCGTGACAGTTTACTCACTCATAGGGCTTTTTGTGCTGCATTGGCACAAGAGAATGCAAGAAACCCTCAAACCTCTTTGAGCACCATTGGAAGCCATTTGTATGGAAATAACAACACCACTAACAACATGAGCTTAGGCTTACCATCATCTCACGTGGACTCCCAATTTCAAGATTCAACAAGCCATGCTAGTCATGACGTCTTAAGGCTCGGTGGAGGTACAGACCATAGTGGAGGACGATTCGATCATCTCCTACCACCATCAATGGGTTCTTCATCATCACCATTTCGAGCTCCACAACAACAGCCCATGTCCTTCTCTCCGTTCTTCATGCAAGAAACAAACCAATCCTATCTTCATGAAGGAGTACTATCACACCAATCTCAAACCCAAAACACCAGGCAGCAGCCATTTCATGGACTAATGCAGTTTGCTCCTCATGATATCGAAGCCAACACAAATAACACCAATCTCTTCCACCTAAGCTTTCCCTCCAATGGCTTTCCctccaatggtggtagcagCACAACAAGCAACACCAacaattctaagaacagtaTCAATGGTGTACCGTCTTCAGGCTTGCTTGTATCTGATCCTTTCGACGCCCAAAATGACAATGCTGGTGGCGGTTTAATCTGCGGAGATCATCAACAAATCAGCTCTGCTGTTCCTTCTCTCTTCAGCTCCTCATTATTTCAAAACACCAATGTAATTCCACACATGTCAGCCACTGCATTGCTTCAAAAGGCATCTCAAATGGGTTCAAGCTCCGCTACTACTTCAAGCAACAACAATGGATCCTCATTGTTGATGAGAAGCTTTGTTAGCTCTTCTTCAAGTAATACTACTAGTGGTAGTGGTGCTAGCTTTGGTGGTatatatggagaaagtttaaACCACGAGAGTCATCTACAAGACCTAATGAACTCATTTGCTGCAGCTTCTGGTAATTCTTCCATATTCGGAGAAAACCCATTTGTTTCTTACAACCCTAATGACAACAAAGCTGGTTCAGATCAAGAGAACTATAATGTGAATTTGAGCTCTGGCGGTGGGTCAGACAGGTTGACCAGAGACTTTCTAGGTGTTGGTCAAATTGTTAGAAGCAAGAGTGGTACTGCTGGAGGAGCTGGTCAACATATTCAACAACCACATCAGCATGGCATTGAAATaggttcctcctcctcctccttgaaTTCAGAGAGCGAATATTAA